AGAAGCATGGTGTCACGTTGGGCTTGTCTACAGCTCAGAGCAGTGATTTGGCTCTGAACCCCGACCTTATTGGGCTTAAAATTCTGCTTAGCCTGCTGATTACAATCACCTTTAAACACTGCTTATTAAACATTATTCAGGCTAATTGTTGAATGCTACTCTGCAAAGTTTGTCCTGAATGTAAAAAGTGATATTAAACTGAAATTGCAATGTAGCTCCAAGTAAAGAGAAATGGTTTAAGGTGTGAAATTTCTCAATTGCTCAAGATAGTTACAATCTCATCACAATAAAACTAACCAGATTAGTCGGTTTTACAATtaagtttaaatattattatccttttcatttcattgaagagttaatttaaattataaGACTAAGATTGCCAAAATAAAGTAAGCCATAAAGAGAATATTTGACcataaaaaagtataaaaatcagtgcaaaacagtgtttttcttaaCATTTACATCACATTGATTGCAGGATAAGAGGACATTTACATTAGTGCCAGTTTGACAGCTAAACATTATCCTGACAGAATATTGGTCAGACAATAAAAGTCCTAAAATagattaataaagaaattattgcAAGATGCTCCAGTCAATCATGAGGAGAAATCTgattatttctctattttttttctgtctgcattaAATACACTCAAAATGTACCTCAGTTTCAATCGGTTACCGCAGCAACTACCCGTATCCACTCTGACGTGCTATTTTTAGCTTAATAAAATTCAGTAAAGGTTAGCCTTGATGCAAAAAGGGGAGATAATCTTGCCATTCCTTcaattgtttgatttaaaattatttgggCACTTCAGACCTCGGAGTAAACCGGAAATTGGTGTTGGCCAAAAAAAGCCTATTGGTGAGTTTAAATAGCTTTGCTGTGAGCAAATCCACGCATGTGACACCAGGCTGTGTCAAGTTCTCCTATTAGTGGATGTTCTGACTCCTCGGGTTTACATCCTGATTAAGTCTTGTGACCTTGTGAGAATTAGAAAGTATGAGAAGGGCAGACAGCCGTTCTGTCATTATGGTTGATTTGCCAGTGTCTTTTGGTCAGTGCTGTGTGTTTTGATTATGTTCTGCAGGTATATCTGACATCAGACCATGCAGTCGGTCCAGACAGGGTTGTGGGATCCCCACCCCCCGTCTAAACATGCCTCGCCTCTGCCTGCGCCCCCTACTTCCAGTTCACGCCACGCCCATGTGACCACAGCCGCCCCGGCCAAGCGGATAACTTTTTACAAAAGCGGCGACAGCCAGTTTGGGGGCGTCCGGATGGCCATCCACAAGCGCAGCTTCAAGTGCTTTGATGCCCTGCTGGATGACCTTTCCCAAAAGGTTAGTGGGATGTTTCTGATGCAGGGATCTCTTTTGAAGCTGACTCTTCAGATGCACTTTTAAGTCTTTCCCTAAGCAGAAGCGTTagcattatttattcatttgtgatCTGTTGCTTATACTTACCTATGTATAGGTACCCCTCCCGTTTGGAGTGCGGACTGTGACCACTCCCCGAGGTACACACACCATCAAACACCTGGAGCAGCTCCAAGATGGTGGCTGCTATCTCTGCTCTGACCGGCGCCAGGCTAAGCCCATTAACATGGACCTGGCCAGCAAACGCCAAGGCATCTGGTACCATCACAGCCGGAGGCCTCAACGCCCCGAAGCATCCTCTGGGACTCCACCTGGCCATTTGAATTTGCCTCACAGGCAGAGGCGGATTCTGCTGGTGAAGAACAGCGAGCCAGGGATGAGGCGGAGCATTGTGCTGAGCAGGAGGTCTACTAGGAGTCTAAGAGCTTTCTTAGACGAAGTGTCCGAGGTTATGCAGTTTCATGTTCGCAAGCTGTACACTGCAGAAGGACGCAGGGTGAGTGTGAATTTTAACTCAGTATTTACTTACAAATTAGATAAAAACTTATGAGATAAAGCTCTCTCTGTATATTTGCTCCTAGATTGACAGCGTGCAAAGCTTGTTGACTTGTCCTGGTGTTCTGGTGTGTGTTGGTCGGGAAGCCTTCAGCCCTATGCTCATAAATTACATTAGGAAGACTTCAGAGGAAAAGCTGCCTGGTCTGGGGAGCAAGTCTCCAGGTCTCGGTCCAAGAATTCCTGGTAACGGTGCCAGATCTCCTGCAACACAAGGCATAAGGTCCCCACTTTATGGAGCTCAGTCCAGAGCCAGTGAATATGATGAAGGAaatgaaagcaagaaaaatggTAAGTTGTTTTGGCAAAAATTTGAAGGCTTAGATTTATACCTGGCTATTGAAAGACAATTTCAAGAAAACTCTACTAGTTAGATATTTTTCCCATCCCTTTaaggttttagtttgttttttagttgtgTTATGCAAGTTATATAATCTGTAAGCCACAGGTAAAGTATATACCTAATATTTGTTGATGTATATTCAACATATTAATTTGGAAGCATCTTGCGTCCATTTACAGGTCAGAGAACATTTGTCTACAGACTTTTCATATCCATTTCACAagttcattttttcttttcttttcagttaaCTTTGGTCTGGAGACTAAGAAGAGCATCATCCACCCTCGATCTGATTCTTCAAATCGATCTGCTCGCTTCTCTTTGTCGTCTGAAAAGTCGTACGGCGTCTTCTCCCAAGCAAGACCAGCTATAACGAATGATGACATTGAAAAGcgtgtttttgttaataaagaCGGCAGCCTGTCAGTAGAGATGAGGGTACGTTTTCGCCTCCAAAATGAGGAGATCGTTCAGTGGtccacacaaattaaaaaatcgCCCTCTCTCACCAATGATTTTTGCCCCCTGAGCCAAGCTCAACCACATTACCTGCAGCAAGGCACATCAGAAAGCTGTTCTGACCCTGATTCAACATCCTATGAGGGTGTGGATTATTCCAGCCGGCCTCTGCAGCGTGCGTTGGTGGAGAACCAATGCCAATGTTGTTATCAGAGACATGAACGGCAGTTTGATTTGTGGGAAAACCCCACGCACAAACATCCTCCTGCCCCACCCGTTCATTCATCAAGTCACGCTGTGATGAGACACACGCACTCGTCAAGCTCTTCCTCTTCATGCAATTCCAGAAGAGTGATTCGGTGTCGGGCACGGGTCTCCGGGTCTCCAGGTGGCTCCGGCTCAGAACAGAGCCAGTTGGTCCAGAAAGAGATGTGTCTTACAGAGCAGGTGGAGGACAGAGTAGAAGTGGCCCAAGACGGGGACACTCAAGTTGAGGTCTGCAAAGTTAGCCGATGCTGCAGTCGGACAGAGGTGGTTGCCATAGATACCAACATTCGACCACCCAGCGGAAAGTCAGTGGAGGGCGAGGTGATGATGGGGGAAGATGAAATCCGACCACTGTCTGCAGTCAGCAGCTCTTCGCATATTTTACAGTCACTGAAAGAAGACCAggatgatgaggaggatgatCTGCCACCCAGCGCTTCACAGTGCTCCCACAGAAATGAACCGTCCCCCACTCCTACCCCAGCAAATCACTTGGGTGAAGGTCCGTCAAGCAACATCTCCGCCTGTTCAGCCCAGTCGCTCAAACGCCAGGAGCAGGAAGAAAATGCAGGAAGCAGGGCTTTGTCTTCAGCTTCATCCTGTCACTGTGGAGCAACTAACCCTCACTCAACAGCAGAGCCAGATAAGACGGATCGAGTCCCCAGTTTGATGTCCCAGGAGCCCAAGAACCAAGCATCAGAAGAAGTGGCAGCTGCAATTGACAATGAAGAAATTAACAGGGGTCTTAGTGGCTTATCCCATAACACAGGACTTTCAGCAGGTTCTCAGAAATCATGGACATCCAATGTTTGCTCAAACTGTGGAGGCTGCAAACGTGCAAACAGCGCAATGTCAGCTCAGACTGGTTTATCTGCTAAGTCCAAGTGCACAACTGAAGCTCTACTTACAAAGTCAAGGTTtaaaaaagagggagagaacACAGCAGAACGAACAACCAGTTCCATGTCAAATAAATCCAGTGCCTCAGTCAAGTCCCATAAATCTGGCTGCTTGTCAGTAGCTAAAGAGGTGTCCCCGTCAAACCAAACAGTTGCAGAAGAAGGTGACACAGACAAAAGAGCTCAGAGTAGCCTCTCTATGAAGTCAAATGCATCTAACAAGTCTGGAAAGGCTGAAAGTGTCCTGTCGAATAAATCAGATAAATCCAAGGCGTCAGCAAGATCCAGCTCATCTTGTAAGCAGTGTGCAAAACCTCTAACTCCAGAAAACAAGGAGAAAGACGAACTGAATGGCGTAATAGAAGAGAGGGAAGAATCAGGAGTGGAGGAAAGATCAGCAAGTGCACTGTCAGCAACATCAAAACTGTCTGCCAAGTCTAACAAATCCCATAGGTCCACTGAAGCTTTGGAAAAATCCACTTCCCCCAGGTCAGAAACTGGGGAGGATGCAGAAGAAATCGCAACCAGTCAAATGGCTGGAAGAGTATCTGTTCATTCCACAAAATCCTGCAAGTGTAATGATAATGGCAAAGCACCGTCTCCAGCCTTAGAAGTGGGAAACAATGCAGGAGAAATGCAGCCCAGGCCAGAAAGCATAATAGAagataatttagaaaataacaaCAGGTCAACCAGTGCTAGGTCTTGTAAATCAGATTCTTCTGCTAAATCAAACAATGCAATTGAAAACAGATCCCCGAGTGCTTACTCACAAAGATCACACACCTCTGCGAAGTCCTCTCAGTCAAAGAGGTCAAACCAACCAAGAGAGTCTCAGAATGACCCCAATCTTACTTTGACTGAGACAAACAAGGAGGAGACTGACATTGAACGTCGTGAGGCTTTGGAGAGCGCCATGTCTGTAAAATCAAAATCTTCAGTCAAATCTGATGTTTCTAGTAAAAATCCCTCAGCTACAAATGCTGTCACCATCAAAACACCAGAAGGAGCTGATGAGACAAAAGAAGGAGAACCTGATTCTGATGTTGCTTGTATTGAAACATCACAAGCCGGTCACAAGGAGGATGATCTTTCAATAAAAGGCATATATACTATAGACCCTGATGGCCAAACGCTCtcaccaaaaagaaaaccttcatcCCGCTCACATTCCCCCTCCTCCAGAGGTTCTCAATCCCCTGTGCAAAAGTTGTCACTGAACTCCGGTGCTGGTGAGCAAAGAGGGCCCAGTTCGTTGTCTGTTCACTCCAAAACCTCTAGCAAAGTAAGCAGATCCAGGTGTCGCTGTGAAACAGCCTCACctgttaaaaaggaaaataaagaagaagacagaaatAGTGAGGGAGCTCAGTATTGCTCCtcaaaaagacaaaggaaagaATCAGGATGCACGGATCGACCTTTGAGTCGTAACTCATCAGGTTCGATATCTTTAGGGCTGCCAGAGGATCAGGAAACAGCTGAATCAGACTGTGGCAAATCTAGTGTCTCTTTTTGCAACGGTGAGAGGAAAAGCCCTTCTCTCCACAATCCTCCAGTGGTTGATATCCCAATTATTGAAACACCCAGAGAATGTGAAAAGGGCGATGAAGAGGGTGGGGAACAATGGAATGAAAGACAAGCCAGTGCAACGACAGTCCAAAGCAGCAGGTCTCATAAATCTTGTTGTAACTGTAGTGTCAAATCAGCAGCTCAGTCTAAGGGGGAAAGCAGCAGTCCTAACCCCACAAGCGTAGACAAAGCAGAAAGCGTGAAATCTGCTGCAACAACAAATGCTCACAAAATGGACGCTCCAAAGAGCAGGAGCTCCTCTGTAATGTCAGGCACACAAGTTTGTGGGAAATCCCCTTCTGAAAGGACTTCTAATGTTCCTATAAGTACTGATGCTGAAAACCAGAACACCAGTAGACCAGGAAGTAAAACCAAAGGAGAAGAAGATAAGACAAGTGTCCACTCCCAAAGTCCATGTGGTCCTAGGCCTGAGTCAACAGCTTCGGTGCAGTCAGAGACAAAAGGAACTTCAGAGGAGAGGAATATGGCTTTGGGGTCAATCAAATCTGGAGATCACAAATCCCACAAAGAAAGTGAGTGTGGAAGTACCAAAGTTTCCAGTTGCAGGCAAAAAGAAACCCCAACAAGTCCTTGTTCCTTACACAGCCCCAGACCGTCCAGTAAAGTTGAACCAGGTAGCGGAAGCACCCTGTCTCACTCTCTGTCTGCTGCCGACCTACTGAAGGAAACTTTGGCTGCTGCTCGCCAGCAGGACTGCCAATCAAAAGCCAGTAAAACCAGTGACAAAGCCCACAGCGAGAAGAGTGGGAGGTCTCAGAGGAGCAGAAGTCGAAAGGACGTGGTGGAAGTGACACCTGAGTGTTTGCCCAATGCATCTCCCAATGAAGTTGTTAGCGACTGGCTGCGGAGCATTCCTGCTAATACTAGCATGCTCACACTCGATAACGAGTTAAATGATGAAGAAACTGAGGAGGGGGCAAAGGAAATGGAGGAGACACCAACAGAAGAGGTAGGAACAGGGGAGATGAGTCCGGAGGATGAGAGGGTGGAACTGGAGGAGAAAATAGAGCcgcaagaggaagaaaagaagaatgAGGCCGAAGGTGATGGAGTCGGTCCGACTTTAGGCGATACAGCGGAGATTTCTTCTCGTTCCAGGAACTGGCATTCATCTGCCGCCGTGATGAAAGTCCTGTTGAGCTCGTCTCTGGGTCGATGTCGGAGCATGCCTGAGGTAAGACAGAACCTCTGACAAGACATGAAACTTTAccaaagaaaagcacaaataaaattggATCCCAAGTGATGCTTTGGGACATTCTGACTATTTAATATCGCTAATAACGAAGCACCTGTCAAGATAATGCTGCTAGGTTTTCGGGATGAAATGTACAATAGAAGAATAAACGTTGAACATTTACAAACAAcatccacaaacacaaagagaggTGAGCATATTTGTTGGCACCTCAGGTAAAGATTGTTTTTCTAGAGAAAAATAAGATTtctcataaatatttttgatcaattttagtAGATTTATCAAGATGGGGATGGTTGGGAGATCCCAtattaagaatttttttcttttgccaaatTATCCCCAACAATGACTCTAAAATAGATTTAGCCACTGCTTTTTTGAcctttattctttgttttatagTTGATCAGACTTTGTAAGAAGTACTAAATATTGATTTAGCTCTTCAGTCAAATCTAGTCTCAGACTTTATCCTTGAatgttcttttaattttttatatcttttaacCTACTTCATATTATCAGACAGGTTATATTTAGGTCATTTCTTGGTTCCATGGGTGgtttattaataaaatcatttggAATATGCTTTTCCTCAATAGTCTTTCTCTGTTATTAGAATTTGTTTGCTAATCTGAAATTTTTAAGTGTCAAAAATCTTTTACTCACTCTCATTTAAGTAATGTGCCCATAATTTCAGTATGTGCCCCTCTACCATCCTGTGTAGGTGTCTCCAGCTTATGGCCGCAGACTCAGCACATCGGCCAGGGGGCTTTTGGACTGCTTGGCCCAGCTGCAGCTCATTGAGCCTGCAGTCAGCAGTCATGAACAGAAGGACCGCAAGCAGCAGTATGACGAGATTATGGCCATTCTTCAGTCCCTGTGGCTCACTGAACCGCACAACATCAACGTCAAAGACACTAAAGACGGCGGCACAGACCAGGTGACTCCACCGAGGTCCTCATCTGGAGTGGGTATGAGCAGCGGATCGGGCGGGTCGGGTGGAGAGAAAAGCAATGGGAACCAAGGAGAAGATGAACCACCCAGGAAAGAAACCGAAtctctgcaggaggaagaggcgGCGGAGAAGGTTGTTGAAGAGGCCGATGGAAATGCAGCAGCCAGACAAGTCGAAGTGGAGACAGAAGttgaggaaacaaacaaaacagacacagCTGAGGAAGTGGTGAAGAGTGAAGAGCAAAGTTCTCTTCCTCTTGGCAGCTCAAAAGCCACTGACAACCCTTCATTATCGGAAAAGAGCTCTCCCAACGTCAGCTCCAAGTCCCCCACAGACAACGAAAGAGACACGCAGGAGGACTCCAGCTCAGAGActcctccctctgctcctcGGCCACCCTTATCCAAACGTCTATCCCAAGACCCCGATCCGGTTTGGGTTCTTCACCTCCTGAAGAAGCTGGAAAAGCAGTTCATGAGCCACTACATTGAGGCCATGGAGGAGTTTAAGGTCCGCTGGGACCTGGACGACAGCCTCATCCTGGACACCATGATCTCCGAGCTGAGGGAGGAGGTGAGCCGGCGCATCCAGAGCAGCATCCAGCGGGAAATGAGGAAGATCCAAAGCCGAGCCGGGAAAGTGGGGAGGTCGCCTCGGCCGCCGCAGCTAGCGAACATGTCTCGGGATTCTACCATGACGGAGAAGAGGCGCCGCATGCTGAAGGTAAATACGCCACAGATCCGACACGAAGAAGCCACTGGACATGATGTTGGGGTTTTATTAGTCTGTGCACTCCAGTCaacaattaatcgattgctaaattagttgacgattatttacATCATCAATTAGTCATGATTAAACGTTTCAGCCCAACGTGGATGCTGACTTTTCTGCAGTCCATTTCTCTGTCCCATTCAGagacaaaaacctaaaaaggaCATTGTGATTTGAGTTGTAGGGCATCCAGCTAACACCTAAAAGAAAGTTCTCAAGTCCAACGAgaccaaaattgaactttttggcCTAAAAGTTTTATTGGTCACATAAACTTTTGGTCACATAACACTTCTTCAAGGCCTTGTAAAAACTCAAAGTGTTCGATTTCTGTTTCAGGTGATGAAGAACCAGTCAGTGAAAACCGCAGAGTCTCTCACTGATGAGGAACTGGTGGCTCATTTCAGTGACCAGCGAAGCGACGACGAGTACTGCCCCTGCGAAGCTTGTGTCCGCAAGAAAATGGCCGCCCGGCCTTTCAAGAAGAACCCGCAGGCGGCTGAAGCTCCTGTGATAATGGAATTCGACCTCCTTAAGATCCTGCAGCTCAAGAAAAGCCCTTTGCCTCCTTCTTCTGTGCCGAAACCTGCTGAGGTGGAACCGGCGGCTGCAGATGAAGAAGGAAGGAATTTAGAGGTAGtcgaagaagaagaggaagaagaaaccAAAGAGGATATAAAAGCTGATGTTGTGTTAGAGGAGACAATACcagaggaagacgaggaggaagaacaagaaaaagatGAGGAGAGTAGAAATAaagaacaggaaagagaggagaATAGTGCTGAAGATGAGGAGCTGGAAACAGATGAGCAAGAAGAGACATCAGAAAATGCAGAGGAGGATGAAGGACTGTGCACTTGTCAGTCTGAGAGCAGCAAAGAAGAAGAGTGTGAAGCGGGGGAAACGAACAACTGCACTGATGAAGGAGAGACAGGAacaggagaagaggaggaggaagagagcgATAGAGAGACGGTGAAGGAGGTAACAACAGGCGACAAGGAGGAGGAATCGGAGGATGACACATCGGCGACTAATGGAGAGCCGACGCCGGCGGAGGAGATGATGCGGGGAAACGTCGGCGCAtctgcagaggaggaagatgaaggcacaggagaggaagaggaaaaacaggaagagagtgaggagaaggaaggagaggCTTCTGAGGAGGAGAGAGCTTCACCACAGGTAAAAGATTGTTAGACAAAAATCCGCCTGAGAAAATTGTCAGTATGTTCCTAGTTAAAGTCTAATTTAGTGCAGaagtgtgaaaaaatatttgcccAGTTGTGAACACCAAGTTGAAGCTCATGCTACAAAATTACAGATTCAAATCTGGACGTTTACTAGGCCACTTCATAACCGTcttgtttccatgttttcaccatttgtgaattttgtttttcattaaccTGGGACATGATgttggggttttattttttttaccctgctTCATGTCATTAAACAGGTTTTACTTGATTTTTGATCCATCAAGCCCAACAGTAATAAAACCTTAATGCTTTTTTATGATCGTAGGCTTATTGAGTTATACACTACTACGTGGTTTATAATATTTTGGTTTGAGGGCATAATGACAGCTgaggtttttgtatttatttttagcactttTGAGTGAAGTGCTAGTTTCTAATCTTACATTTTTGAGTCAAAAACATCTGTTAAAGTgctcatattttcaaattgaagctgttttataatgtatttCTTTGCCTTGCTTTGTATCTTACACactaaaaatcattttcaaccTGTGTACAATCAATAAATGAACATTCTGAGAGATGAAGCAGGGATTTGACTAAACCCCAGCTTCTCAGACCTTCAAGATCCTCGTATCTAAGATCAGCTACAGTCGTTATGTCTGTGTTCATTATATGCACAGTTGTGAAAGTCTGCATGAGGCATTAGTCTCGTTTACCGAATAGGAACTCTATTTTAAAACAGAGCAAAGTCCCTGAACATGACCCTGGGTTAAAATCTGACCCACTGTAGCCTCACAGCTAATGCTAAGCCTGTGGGAAAAGCTAATCTCGGCATCCAATTAGGCAGCCTgaacaaatctgttttgttttgcaggcaCTCTGAGTCTCTGCTGTAACCATCGGTCAGCAACCGCCTCACAAAAAACTGGAAGATTTTCAATATAATATTACAGCTAAACGAGCCTAACATCTTTAATTCATCTCTTGTCATGAAATCAATGTTGTTTACAAGgactgattattaattttctgaTCTTTTTTAACCTGCAGAGCCCAGGTGCGATTCCCGCTGCGTGCGTGACGGAGGGCGAAGAGGCGGACGCCGAAGACTCTGACGACAGTAAGCGTCACGGCGACGCCAGCGCTGACGAATCTGCGCCGGAGGAGACCGCTGGCTCTGGGGAAGAGGAAGcaaaaagcagcagagaggatGGACAGGAAGATGTAGTGGAGGAGTTTAGACCTGAGCAAGAAAGTGAGGCGGCCAAAGGCAAAAACGAGGACGGGGCTCTGCTCCACCAGTTCACCAGAGCCTCAGTGGAGTCCCAGCCTGGCTCGATGGAAGACGTGGACGTGGATTTACCTTCAAACTCTAAAGTGGTCAACATAAATGGCCATAAAACCAAAGAGTGAGGAGACTGCACTCAGACATTTGGTTTAAGACTCTCTTGAACACTTGAAGCACTTTAACTTCTCCAGATTTAAAGTAGACGTCGTCATCGTGACTTGCTGAagttttcacatgttgtcaTGTTGCAACCTCAAACTTCCATCTGTTTTATTGGAGTTTGATATAATGGATCAAAATTAAATCAGTTCAAATCTATTCCACTTAGAAAAATATGGACTGGATTACTGTGGATTAAATGCAAATTATTCAAACTAGATTAGACACAAATTTTCCCAAATTCCTAGAACATTGAATTTAACACATCTTTTAGAGACATATTTCTACTAAGTAATGGTAGAAACATAAATTCATGGGATAAACATAAattcatgccacacttttctaatatttttgtaGCTAAATATGGAAAACTGTGCATTCTTCTCCTTCCATTACGCAATAATCCAAGAAAACACACTGacgtttgtggctgtaacatgacaaaatgtgaaaaagcttaaGAAGTATTAAGACTTTATTGCAGCAGACTGATTATAGAAACCTGAAACTTGAACGTGAAGAACTTTTACTGGAACCATATAacttatatttatttcaaagctAATCGCAAGTATTGAGAAACATGTTGAGCATATTATTGATATGTGACTTAGGTTTTGTTAACCAGAGGTTGAACATAAATCAAATCATATCCAATCATATTTGAAGTAcctcagatattttctttttcttttagtgaaGCTCGAcagaaccacttcctgttggtttatctgtgttcatttctttttttttggtttcatgAAGTACATGCTGTATTCTCAGGGGTTTGGACAGCCAGCTTGCTTTAGACAGATCATCTCCAAGCTATTACTTAACTACCTAAATCTGTACCCTGCTGGCAAGTCAGCTGTTTAAATCTACAAAAACTCTGTGATGTAAGTTGATTACCTAAAAGAAATCTATATTTTGGGAACAATCCGCTCCACTTTCTCGCATATGCATCAGGGACAGAGACAATTTGCTGCTTTGTTCGACGAAAGCCTCTTATTTCTGGTATTACTAGGTGAGAGGGGGTGTGTGCCTATGCTGCTACTGGTTCTAGTGGGTGTCCATTAATCTGGGTCATCACTAATAAAACTAAACGTTGTGTACTTAGAGCTCACTGATCAACAGTACGACTGTAATCGTAATaacctgaataaaaatgaataaacaaatggtcattttcacatttgtatcTTCAGATTTTATTGATGCTGAGCAGTTCTCAACATTTAGTATTTCTGTTGGATATTCACGCTGCAATGAAcagattt
The genomic region above belongs to Xiphophorus maculatus strain JP 163 A chromosome 24, X_maculatus-5.0-male, whole genome shotgun sequence and contains:
- the rp1l1 gene encoding retinitis pigmentosa 1-like 1 protein: MQSVQTGLWDPHPPSKHASPLPAPPTSSSRHAHVTTAAPAKRITFYKSGDSQFGGVRMAIHKRSFKCFDALLDDLSQKVPLPFGVRTVTTPRGTHTIKHLEQLQDGGCYLCSDRRQAKPINMDLASKRQGIWYHHSRRPQRPEASSGTPPGHLNLPHRQRRILLVKNSEPGMRRSIVLSRRSTRSLRAFLDEVSEVMQFHVRKLYTAEGRRIDSVQSLLTCPGVLVCVGREAFSPMLINYIRKTSEEKLPGLGSKSPGLGPRIPGNGARSPATQGIRSPLYGAQSRASEYDEGNESKKNVNFGLETKKSIIHPRSDSSNRSARFSLSSEKSYGVFSQARPAITNDDIEKRVFVNKDGSLSVEMRVRFRLQNEEIVQWSTQIKKSPSLTNDFCPLSQAQPHYLQQGTSESCSDPDSTSYEGVDYSSRPLQRALVENQCQCCYQRHERQFDLWENPTHKHPPAPPVHSSSHAVMRHTHSSSSSSSCNSRRVIRCRARVSGSPGGSGSEQSQLVQKEMCLTEQVEDRVEVAQDGDTQVEVCKVSRCCSRTEVVAIDTNIRPPSGKSVEGEVMMGEDEIRPLSAVSSSSHILQSLKEDQDDEEDDLPPSASQCSHRNEPSPTPTPANHLGEGPSSNISACSAQSLKRQEQEENAGSRALSSASSCHCGATNPHSTAEPDKTDRVPSLMSQEPKNQASEEVAAAIDNEEINRGLSGLSHNTGLSAGSQKSWTSNVCSNCGGCKRANSAMSAQTGLSAKSKCTTEALLTKSRFKKEGENTAERTTSSMSNKSSASVKSHKSGCLSVAKEVSPSNQTVAEEGDTDKRAQSSLSMKSNASNKSGKAESVLSNKSDKSKASARSSSSCKQCAKPLTPENKEKDELNGVIEEREESGVEERSASALSATSKLSAKSNKSHRSTEALEKSTSPRSETGEDAEEIATSQMAGRVSVHSTKSCKCNDNGKAPSPALEVGNNAGEMQPRPESIIEDNLENNNRSTSARSCKSDSSAKSNNAIENRSPSAYSQRSHTSAKSSQSKRSNQPRESQNDPNLTLTETNKEETDIERREALESAMSVKSKSSVKSDVSSKNPSATNAVTIKTPEGADETKEGEPDSDVACIETSQAGHKEDDLSIKGIYTIDPDGQTLSPKRKPSSRSHSPSSRGSQSPVQKLSLNSGAGEQRGPSSLSVHSKTSSKVSRSRCRCETASPVKKENKEEDRNSEGAQYCSSKRQRKESGCTDRPLSRNSSGSISLGLPEDQETAESDCGKSSVSFCNGERKSPSLHNPPVVDIPIIETPRECEKGDEEGGEQWNERQASATTVQSSRSHKSCCNCSVKSAAQSKGESSSPNPTSVDKAESVKSAATTNAHKMDAPKSRSSSVMSGTQVCGKSPSERTSNVPISTDAENQNTSRPGSKTKGEEDKTSVHSQSPCGPRPESTASVQSETKGTSEERNMALGSIKSGDHKSHKESECGSTKVSSCRQKETPTSPCSLHSPRPSSKVEPGSGSTLSHSLSAADLLKETLAAARQQDCQSKASKTSDKAHSEKSGRSQRSRSRKDVVEVTPECLPNASPNEVVSDWLRSIPANTSMLTLDNELNDEETEEGAKEMEETPTEEVGTGEMSPEDERVELEEKIEPQEEEKKNEAEGDGVGPTLGDTAEISSRSRNWHSSAAVMKVLLSSSLGRCRSMPEVSPAYGRRLSTSARGLLDCLAQLQLIEPAVSSHEQKDRKQQYDEIMAILQSLWLTEPHNINVKDTKDGGTDQVTPPRSSSGVGMSSGSGGSGGEKSNGNQGEDEPPRKETESLQEEEAAEKVVEEADGNAAARQVEVETEVEETNKTDTAEEVVKSEEQSSLPLGSSKATDNPSLSEKSSPNVSSKSPTDNERDTQEDSSSETPPSAPRPPLSKRLSQDPDPVWVLHLLKKLEKQFMSHYIEAMEEFKVRWDLDDSLILDTMISELREEVSRRIQSSIQREMRKIQSRAGKVGRSPRPPQLANMSRDSTMTEKRRRMLKVMKNQSVKTAESLTDEELVAHFSDQRSDDEYCPCEACVRKKMAARPFKKNPQAAEAPVIMEFDLLKILQLKKSPLPPSSVPKPAEVEPAAADEEGRNLEVVEEEEEEETKEDIKADVVLEETIPEEDEEEEQEKDEESRNKEQEREENSAEDEELETDEQEETSENAEEDEGLCTCQSESSKEEECEAGETNNCTDEGETGTGEEEEEESDRETVKEVTTGDKEEESEDDTSATNGEPTPAEEMMRGNVGASAEEEDEGTGEEEEKQEESEEKEGEASEEERASPQSPGAIPAACVTEGEEADAEDSDDSKRHGDASADESAPEETAGSGEEEAKSSREDGQEDVVEEFRPEQESEAAKGKNEDGALLHQFTRASVESQPGSMEDVDVDLPSNSKVVNINGHKTKE